The Bacteroidota bacterium genomic interval TTCTTTCAAAGCGGAACTTTCTGAAAAATTAAAAACGGAAGAAGAAGCAAAACAACTTCTTGAAAAATTAAATGGTGCGAACTTCACGATAAAAAATATTGAGAAGAAACCTTCGAAGCGCACTCCCGCTGCGCCATTCACCACTTCAACTTTGCAACAAGAAGCAAGCAGAAAACTTGGCTTCTCTGTTTTACAAACAATGCGTGTTGCGCAAGGTTTGTACGAGGATGGAAAAATTACTTACATGCGAACGGACTCTGTGAATCTTTCGGGCTTTGCATTGAATGCCGCGCGCAATGAAATCAACCGTTTGTTCGGAGAAAATCACTGGAAGAAAAGACAATACACAACCAAATCTGCAAGCGCACAGGAAGCGCACGAAGCAATTCGTCCGACATTTCTTGCCAACCGCACGATTGATACCGATGATGACCGCCAACGGAAATTATACGAACTCATCTGGAAAAGAACTGTGGCCTCGCAAATGGCGGATGCGGAATTGGAAAAAACAACGATAACCATTTCACAAAACAAAACCGAAAATGAATTTCTCGCTCTCGGAGAAATTATTTTGTTCGATGGATTTTTGAAAGTATATATGGAATCCAGCGATGAAGAAGAAGAAAACGAAGAAGGAATTCTTCCCGCAGTAACGGTTGGTCAAAATGTTTTGATGCAGGAAATTTCCGCAACGCAGCGATTCACTCAGCCGCCATCGAGATACACAGAGGCGAGTCTGGTGAAAAAGTTAGAGTCGCTTGGAATCGGCAGGCCTTCTACATATGCCCCAACAATTTCTACCATCGTGAAAAGAAATTATGTGGTGAAAGAGCCGCGCGAAGGAAAAGAAAGAAAGTATAATTCACTTCTACTTAAAGATGGTACTATCTCTGCGAAAACAAATATAGAAATCACAGGAGCAGAAAAGGGAAAACTTTATCCGACCGATATCGGAATTATTGTAAATGACTTTCTTCAACTTTATTTTCCAAACGTAATGGATTACCAGTTCACCGCGAGAGTCGAAGAAGAGTTTGACGAAATCGCAGAAGGAAAAATGTCGTGGAAAGAAATGCTGAAGGAATTTTATGTTCCGTTTCACAAAGACGTGGAAAAAACTGCGGAAGAATCCGAGCGCGCATCAGGAGAAAGGATTTTGGGAAAAGATCCGAAATCAGGGAGACCGGTTCTTGTACGCGTGGGAAGATTCGGACCGATGGCGCAGATTGGTCATCAGGATGACAAACAAAAACCTTTGTATGCTTCGATGCGCAAAGGACAAATGATTGATACCATCACGCTCGAAGATGCGCTCGACCTTTTCAAACTTCCGCGCACGCTTGGCGCGCACGATGCGAAAGAAATTGTGGTGAGCATAGGCAGGTTTGGTCCTTATATAAAGTATGGCGAAGAATATATTTCTCTTCCGAAAACTGAAGACCCGTATTCTGTAACGCTGGAACGCACTATAGAAATTATTACCGGTCCGCGCTTGCCGAGAAAAGTTGGAGAGTATGAAGGAAAAGAAATTATTGCCGCAAAAGGATTTTTCGGAAATTATTTGAAGTGGGGAAATACGAATGCTTCTCTCTCGAAACAATACGACCCTTTTCTTATTTCCCTTGAAGAAGCAATTCCGATTGTAAAAATAAAAGCGGAGAAAGATGCCGCCAAGCATATTAAAAGCTGGGAAGAAGACAGGCGCGTGAAAGTAGTGTATGACCGCTGGAAAAATCCTTCCGTGCAATCGGGAAAAAAGTTTTTTCGGATTCCAAAAGATAAAGAGCCAACTGAACTTACACTCGAAGAATGTTTGCAGATTGCGGGAATTAAGAAAGGAAAGAAAGCCAAAGCGGCAGTTGATAGTAAGCAGTTGGCAAAAAATACAAAAGAGCCAAAAGTCAAAATTCAAAAGAAGACCAAGAAACCTGCTCCATCAAAACCAAAGCTGAGAGTGGTGAAGGCGAAAAGAAAATTTGCCAAGAGGAAATAATTCTTCCCTTTTCAAAAACTTCCTGTTGATAACTGAGATTGCTTCGCTTCGCTCGCAATGGCGGGTGAGTTAAATTTGCTTTGCTCAAGCAAAAATTTGATGGAAGACATTTTTCAATTCCTCGCCCCGGTAAATTCTGAAATCATGGGGCAGCCCGCAGAAAATTCTCTGGGCGCGGCAATAAAAAAATTTGTTGACGGAAAATCCTATCCTGAATTGAAAGGAATTCATCTTGCAATAATCGGAGTGGAGGAAGAGCGCAGAGCGGTGAACAACGAAGGAAGCGGACAGTCCGCAAACGCGGTGCGTCCGTATCTCTACAATCTTTTCAAAGGAAAATATAAAGCGAAAATTGCTGACCTGGGAAATATTAAACAAGGTCATGCTGTGAAGGATTCTTACTTCGCGCTCACGAGTGTTTGCCACGAGCTGATGAAAAATAAAATCATTCCGATTGTGATTGGAGGCGGGCAGGATTTGACTTTCCCTATGTACAAAGCGTTTGATAAACTTGAACCGACAATAAATTTAGTGGATGTGGATGCCAAGTTTGATATTGGCGGACCGGATTCTGAATTTAATTCTTCGGCTTACGTGGGAAAAATAATTCTTCACCAGCCGAACATACTTTTTAATTACAGCAACATTGGTTATCAAACTTATTTCGTGGCGCAAAAAGAAATTGACCTCTTTCATAAATTATATTTTGATGCGTACCGTTTGGGGCAGGTGCGGAGCAACATGGAAGAAGTGGAGCCGATTGTACGCCACGCGGATTTACTTTCGTTTGATATGTCTTCAATCCGAATGAGCGATGCGCCCGGTAACGGCAACGCAACTCCAAACGGGTTTTACGGGGAAGAAGCTTGCCAGATTACGCGCTATGCAGGGCTGAGCGACAAACTTGGCGCAATTGGATTTTTTGAAATGAATCCGGCAAAAGATAAACGCGGGCAAACCGCGCATCTGCTTGCGCAGATGATTTGGTATTTCATAGAAGGATATTACAAGCGCTACCAGGATTTCCCGTTCCGTAAAAAATCGGATTACCTCAAGTACAGAGTTTCGATTAAAGAAAATAAAAACGAAATTATTTTTTACAAATCAAAACGCTCGGACCGGTGGTGGATGGAAGTTCCGTATCCTACACAAAAGAAATTAAAGTTCGAGCGCCAGTGTTTAGTGCCCTGTTCCTATAAGGACTACGAAGAAGCCACCAAAGAAGAAATGCCTGACCGCTGGTGGCAGACGTATCAGAAGCTGACCTGATATTTTTTCTTCTCGCAAATTAATTTACCTGCTTTTCTTTCTTCCTATCTTTGCTCCCCATGTCCTCCGAAAAAAAATTCTGCACCGATTCCGGAATTGAGATAAAGAGAATCTATTCTCCCGATAGCTATCGGGACGGAGAAGAGGCAGGAAAATTTCCCTTCACCCGCGGCATTCAGAATGATATGTATCGCGGAAAGTTGTGGACCATGCGCCAGTATTCCGGATTTGCTACTGCCGAGGAATCAAACAAGCGGTATAAATATTTATTAGCGCACGGCACAACGGGATTATCCGTTGCGTTTGATTTGCCAACGCAAATCGGCTATGACAGCGACCATGCGCTTGCCGAAGGCGAAGTGGGAAAATCAGGCGTGGCAATTGATTCGCTGGCGGATGTGGAAATTCTTTTTGATGGAATTCGTCTCGAAGAAATCACCACTTCCATGACGATTAATTCCACCGCATCCATTTTACTTGCCATGTACATTGCGCTGGCGAAAAAGCAGGGCGCTGACTTAAAAAAAATATCCGGCACCGTTCAGAATGATTTGCTGAAAGAATATGCCGCGCGCGGAACATACATCTATCCGCCTAAAGCAAGCATGCGCATCATCACCGATATTTTTGAATACTGCGCAAAGGAAATTCCGAAGTGGAACACCATTTCTGTTTCGGGTTATCACATTCGCGAAGCAGGCGCAACCGCTGTGCAGGAACTTGCTTTCACGCTTGCAAACGGGAAGACATATCTGAAAGCCGCGCTCGAGCGAAAGTTAGACATCAATGTTTTTGCAAAACGGATTTCTTTCTTCTTTAACGCGCACAATAATTTGTTTGAAGAAGCCGCCAAGTTCCGCGCTGCGCGAAGAATGTGGGCGAAGATTACCAAAGAACTCGGTGCAACGGATGAACGCGCCATGCTCCTCCGCTTTCACACGCAAACAGGCGGAAGCACGCTCACCGCGCAGCAGCCGCATACTAATATTGTGCGTGTAACAGTTCAGGCGCTCAGTGCTGTACTTGGCGGAACGCAGTCGCTGCACACAAATGGTTATGATGAAGCATTGAGTTTGCCCACCGAAGAAGCCGCGCGCATTGCGCTGCGCACGCAGCAGATTATTGCTTATGAAAGCGGAGTTGCTGATACGGTTGACCCGCTGGGCGGCTCGTATTTCATAGAGGAATTAACCAATGAAGTGGAAGCGAAAGCATGGGAATACATCCGCAGGATTGATGCGATAGGCGGTTCGGTCTCCGCCATTGAGCAGGGTTATATGCAGAATGAGATTGCCCGTTCTTCGTATGAGTATCAGGATAAAATTGAGAAAGGCGAAAAAATAATTGTGGGCGTAAATAAGTTCACGGTGGAAGAAAAGCCGCAGGGAGAAGTTTTTTCGGTGGATGAATCGGTAAGAAGTTTGCAGGTTGAGAAAATAAAGAGCATAAGAGCGAAAAGAGATAATTCAAAAGTAACAGCCGCGCTTGCAAAAATTGGAGAAGCCGCTCGCGGAACAAAGAACCTCATGCCTTTCGTTCTTGAAGCGGTGGAGAGTTACGCCACGCTGGGAGAGATTGCCGATGTGCTCAGGAAGGTGTTTGGGGAGTACAAATAGAATTTTTACAGAGCAGCAACTGTATTTGCAGATTTAGTTGTCTTAGAGCTGTCCTTCACAATCACAAAAATTTCCTCGTTGTCTTTTTTCATCAGGTATTTTTCGCGCGCAAATTTTTCAAGGTCGGCAGGATTAGTGCGCAGTTCCTTCATCTCTGTTTTGCTTTTTGTAATTTCATCGAGGTAATATTTTTCGTCTGTTCTCAGTTGTTTTAATTTCTGCTTCAGTTCGT includes:
- a CDS encoding formimidoylglutamase, with protein sequence MEDIFQFLAPVNSEIMGQPAENSLGAAIKKFVDGKSYPELKGIHLAIIGVEEERRAVNNEGSGQSANAVRPYLYNLFKGKYKAKIADLGNIKQGHAVKDSYFALTSVCHELMKNKIIPIVIGGGQDLTFPMYKAFDKLEPTINLVDVDAKFDIGGPDSEFNSSAYVGKIILHQPNILFNYSNIGYQTYFVAQKEIDLFHKLYFDAYRLGQVRSNMEEVEPIVRHADLLSFDMSSIRMSDAPGNGNATPNGFYGEEACQITRYAGLSDKLGAIGFFEMNPAKDKRGQTAHLLAQMIWYFIEGYYKRYQDFPFRKKSDYLKYRVSIKENKNEIIFYKSKRSDRWWMEVPYPTQKKLKFERQCLVPCSYKDYEEATKEEMPDRWWQTYQKLT
- a CDS encoding septum formation initiator family protein; the encoded protein is MGKKKFAGKKVLSLFWNKYFITLAAVIVWTGFFDKNDFMSQYELKQKLKQLRTDEKYYLDEITKSKTEMKELRTNPADLEKFAREKYLMKKDNEEIFVIVKDSSKTTKSANTVAAL
- a CDS encoding methylmalonyl-CoA mutase — its product is MSSEKKFCTDSGIEIKRIYSPDSYRDGEEAGKFPFTRGIQNDMYRGKLWTMRQYSGFATAEESNKRYKYLLAHGTTGLSVAFDLPTQIGYDSDHALAEGEVGKSGVAIDSLADVEILFDGIRLEEITTSMTINSTASILLAMYIALAKKQGADLKKISGTVQNDLLKEYAARGTYIYPPKASMRIITDIFEYCAKEIPKWNTISVSGYHIREAGATAVQELAFTLANGKTYLKAALERKLDINVFAKRISFFFNAHNNLFEEAAKFRAARRMWAKITKELGATDERAMLLRFHTQTGGSTLTAQQPHTNIVRVTVQALSAVLGGTQSLHTNGYDEALSLPTEEAARIALRTQQIIAYESGVADTVDPLGGSYFIEELTNEVEAKAWEYIRRIDAIGGSVSAIEQGYMQNEIARSSYEYQDKIEKGEKIIVGVNKFTVEEKPQGEVFSVDESVRSLQVEKIKSIRAKRDNSKVTAALAKIGEAARGTKNLMPFVLEAVESYATLGEIADVLRKVFGEYK
- the topA gene encoding type I DNA topoisomerase → MGKNLVIVESPAKAKTIGKFLGEEYIVKSSVGHIRDLPKKEMGVDVKKGFEPAYEISSEKRQVVSELKKLAKDSQIVWLATDEDREGEAIAWHLHEALGLSEKKTRRIVYHEITKTAIQEAFANPRTIDKNLVDAQQARRILDRLVGYELSPILWKKVRPSLSAGRVQSVSVRLLVEREREINEFEVSTYYKVAGIFSVTDENGKTTSFKAELSEKLKTEEEAKQLLEKLNGANFTIKNIEKKPSKRTPAAPFTTSTLQQEASRKLGFSVLQTMRVAQGLYEDGKITYMRTDSVNLSGFALNAARNEINRLFGENHWKKRQYTTKSASAQEAHEAIRPTFLANRTIDTDDDRQRKLYELIWKRTVASQMADAELEKTTITISQNKTENEFLALGEIILFDGFLKVYMESSDEEEENEEGILPAVTVGQNVLMQEISATQRFTQPPSRYTEASLVKKLESLGIGRPSTYAPTISTIVKRNYVVKEPREGKERKYNSLLLKDGTISAKTNIEITGAEKGKLYPTDIGIIVNDFLQLYFPNVMDYQFTARVEEEFDEIAEGKMSWKEMLKEFYVPFHKDVEKTAEESERASGERILGKDPKSGRPVLVRVGRFGPMAQIGHQDDKQKPLYASMRKGQMIDTITLEDALDLFKLPRTLGAHDAKEIVVSIGRFGPYIKYGEEYISLPKTEDPYSVTLERTIEIITGPRLPRKVGEYEGKEIIAAKGFFGNYLKWGNTNASLSKQYDPFLISLEEAIPIVKIKAEKDAAKHIKSWEEDRRVKVVYDRWKNPSVQSGKKFFRIPKDKEPTELTLEECLQIAGIKKGKKAKAAVDSKQLAKNTKEPKVKIQKKTKKPAPSKPKLRVVKAKRKFAKRK